A genomic window from Acidiferrobacteraceae bacterium includes:
- the pyrG gene encoding CTP synthetase (CTP synthase; cytidine triphosphate synthetase; catalyzes the ATP-dependent amination of UTP to CTP with either L-glutamine or ammonia as the source of nitrogen; in Escherichia coli this enzyme forms a homotetramer) has protein sequence VTEDGAETDLDLGHYERFVRTTMKRSNNFTTGRIYENVIAKERRGDYLGATVQVIPHITDEIKRCIIEGANGADVAMVEIGGTVGDIESLPFLEAIRQMGIEQGEGNCIYIHLTLVPFIAAAGELKTKPTQHSVKELRSIGIQPDVLLCRSDRPLPEGERRNIA, from the coding sequence CTACGAGCGTTTCGTGCGTACCACCATGAAACGCAGCAACAATTTCACTACGGGTCGCATCTACGAGAATGTCATTGCCAAGGAGCGTCGCGGCGATTACCTGGGCGCGACCGTGCAGGTCATCCCTCACATTACCGACGAGATTAAGCGTTGCATCATCGAGGGGGCCAACGGGGCCGACGTGGCCATGGTAGAAATCGGCGGCACGGTGGGCGACATCGAATCGCTGCCGTTTCTCGAGGCCATTCGCCAAATGGGCATCGAGCAGGGTGAAGGCAACTGCATCTATATCCATCTCACCCTGGTGCCGTTCATCGCCGCCGCGGGTGAACTGAAGACCAAGCCGACCCAGCACTCGGTCAAGGAACTGCGATCCATCGGTATCCAGCCCGATGTTCTCTTGTGCCGCAGCGACCGGCCGCTGCCAGAAGGGGAACGCCGCAATATCGC